From a region of the Candidatus Gracilibacteria bacterium genome:
- a CDS encoding LysM peptidoglycan-binding domain-containing protein codes for MSQLNSDGIELSPKESLFKALKVGAISLGLSFQADNAVAQTQQSLNTIMYCDIGPIDFSKLTVPYTVVGGDTLSGISNKIGVPYADIILVWQYLYPERNINQLKLGETFLVPSSNEQDLATIALHREKIQKERDYAEIIELWDNGEHDKILERFGFQLFPSLPVGIGLQAFNDAMLLEYQDSPRALGPRIVDIELQKLVICANLSRGSDRYAIGLDKNLPIEVLEWLLTEGMDAWKFTQGYTKVGYTQLFDARGMFVNRLSKGSIPIKSESREAYGEYLIEMQKYLQENGVAGSKIPAFFLYTNAIPDINSFQNGANPNSHVFSYVGESVNDPFQAQEFKPFLGGRKIDTFQEGVSVLDYLTYVSQDLGGMWNSLTPNSFKVIQNNLKNYTQFIELYINGEKIDIAGEFENPTIGINSTDMIQFGGSIVFDGFHVNTSEDEDIKENMNMRLMPFWAVLSLEVFYPTEILETPEYILNLGYSGKYGEILKKIVPEETFYLGENDKVTDVFYSLISEKLYGDKDYNRLSEEEKYGVQSEYKLQSLAYQMYGYQTNGGAEWNPGSTKINAPMYLFKSDNIPEVYREYISQKKIDYYNSLQVFCESGELQKLPFFQVQFFPGDTTASLLYQLQYQLSYTNPELARKLGDFDRIQKNALLKNIFSDEIASGNIPAGEAILLSVDKQIVSLEILSMNIYDEGFVLLDKNGELSLDTQLIEQTSTNPTMQYLLSYILASESYIQKCNDCSEAYKQIVWMIWDNTITSRRGIKNILYYVQQYGYTQELNTLLKENGFSDFFEELGLPRDIPTISSYGDYQLRFFNLLGPNYESIWPGKYLKEIVASITNKDSEYSGFIESISSHYPDIVEADLKVLQEIQELLNTEDSSSHGRKIFEKIKELLRLDDGTHSNIIGKILSLEMMNYKIQEHFENIATQISLSGGSIENLDDNMRIRFAQTSMLANNMGEGTQLLAITENYIQRIITTLDIIYPGYRKTQYPEVDKGSGFLDQIEYGRGQFRKNIVIYQQMLSEYPEYKEVIDIKKILATLTEFPENYSSLIFDFLKSEHTRGFLSSKNIDDSILPTLGEYQSQDNTYFKTLFRYVNNKSDIEQRIEQPEMTANNFVAPGILIMLLLGKIAQLPIGIIKRKVKRSIKYSKNRKNNIQKGIESRKRKTLKKNTVLAETIMGENVEKISLGDIDAYMKTVLNYQGLVLSNEHGTGIENNYFDGNYTIKGNKGIQHFKAFKNNENLVLTNILDNSESINYADGQYHFFDSLTQLVRDVTNKTLSETIMLEQRREKQVSVIGNNIENMYQDIAAE; via the coding sequence ATGTCGCAGCTCAATTCTGATGGAATAGAGTTATCACCAAAAGAATCACTGTTCAAAGCACTTAAGGTGTGAGCAATATCACTGTGACTATCTTTTCAAGCCGATAATGCTGTAGCTCAAACTCAACAAAGTTTGAACACAATTATGTACTGTGATATAGGGCCAATAGATTTTTCAAAACTAACAGTACCTTATACTGTTGTTTGATGAGATACTCTTTCGTGAATATCAAATAAAATAGGAGTTCCCTATGCTGATATTATTCTTGTATGGCAATATCTCTATCCAGAAAGAAATATAAATCAACTCAAATTATGAGAAACTTTTTTAGTCCCAAGTTCAAATGAACAAGACTTGGCTACTATTGCACTGCATAGAGAAAAAATACAAAAAGAGCGTGATTATGCAGAAATCATTGAACTTTGGGATAATTGAGAACATGATAAAATTTTAGAAAGATTTTGATTCCAACTTTTCCCAAGCCTACCAGTGTGAATATGACTTCAAGCATTTAACGATGCCATGCTTTTAGAGTATCAGGATTCTCCCAGAGCACTTTGACCAAGGATTGTAGATATAGAATTACAAAAACTTGTTATATGTGCAAATCTCAGCCGATGATCTGATAGATATGCCATCTGATTGGATAAAAATTTACCAATAGAAGTACTTGAATGGCTCCTCACTGAATGAATGGACGCATGGAAATTTACACAGTGATATACAAAAGTATGATATACGCAACTTTTTGATGCTCGGTGAATGTTCGTCAATAGACTCAGTAAGTGATCTATACCTATAAAATCTGAATCCAGAGAAGCGTACTGAGAATATCTCATAGAAATGCAAAAGTATTTACAAGAAAATGGAGTTGCCGGTTCTAAAATACCAGCATTCTTTCTGTATACCAACGCAATACCAGATATCAACTCTTTTCAAAACGGAGCAAATCCAAATTCTCATGTATTTTCATATGTTTGAGAGTCAGTAAATGATCCATTTCAAGCTCAGGAATTTAAGCCATTTTTATGAGGCAGAAAAATTGATACATTTCAAGAGTGAGTTTCAGTACTTGATTACCTTACGTATGTCTCTCAAGATTTATGAGGTATGTGGAATTCTTTGACACCAAATTCATTTAAAGTCATACAAAATAACTTAAAAAATTACACACAATTCATTGAATTATATATAAACTGAGAAAAAATAGATATAGCTTGAGAGTTTGAAAACCCGACAATATGAATTAATTCAACTGATATGATTCAGTTCTGAGGAAGTATTGTGTTTGATGGTTTTCATGTTAATACTTCAGAAGATGAAGATATCAAAGAAAATATGAATATGAGACTCATGCCATTTTGGGCAGTGCTCTCTCTAGAAGTATTTTATCCAACAGAGATACTTGAAACTCCAGAATATATTCTCAATTTATGATACTCAGGAAAATACTGAGAAATACTTAAAAAAATAGTGCCAGAAGAAACATTTTATCTCGGAGAAAATGATAAAGTTACTGATGTATTCTATAGCTTAATATCAGAAAAATTATATTGAGACAAAGACTATAACAGACTCAGTGAAGAAGAAAAATATTGAGTACAAAGTGAATACAAACTCCAATCGCTTGCGTACCAAATGTACTGATATCAAACAAACGGCTGAGCAGAGTGGAATCCAGGTTCTACAAAGATTAATGCACCTATGTATTTATTTAAATCTGATAATATACCTGAAGTCTATAGAGAGTATATTTCCCAGAAAAAAATTGATTATTATAATAGTTTACAAGTATTTTGTGAATCATGAGAATTGCAGAAACTTCCATTTTTTCAAGTACAATTTTTCCCAGGTGATACCACAGCAAGCCTATTGTATCAACTTCAATATCAGTTAAGTTATACAAATCCTGAACTCGCTCGTAAACTCTGAGATTTTGACAGAATTCAAAAAAATGCTTTACTTAAGAATATATTTTCAGATGAAATTGCATCTTGAAATATTCCTGCTTGAGAAGCAATATTATTATCTGTTGATAAACAAATTGTCTCACTAGAGATTTTATCAATGAATATCTATGATGAAGGGTTTGTCTTACTAGATAAAAATTGAGAATTAAGTTTAGATACTCAACTCATAGAGCAGACAAGTACAAATCCTACGATGCAATATCTCTTGTCATACATATTAGCAAGTGAATCCTATATACAAAAATGCAACGATTGTAGTGAGGCATATAAACAAATAGTTTGGATGATTTGGGACAATACTATCACATCAAGACGATGAATTAAAAATATCCTTTACTATGTTCAGCAATATGGATACACTCAAGAACTCAATACATTACTCAAAGAAAACTGATTTTCAGATTTCTTTGAAGAATTGTGACTTCCGAGAGATATTCCAACAATAAGTTCATATTGAGATTATCAACTACGATTTTTTAATTTACTGTGACCAAATTATGAAAGTATATGGCCTTGAAAATATTTAAAAGAAATAGTAGCTAGCATTACAAATAAAGATAGTGAATATTCTTGATTTATTGAATCTATATCTTCTCACTATCCTGATATAGTGGAAGCTGATTTAAAAGTGCTACAAGAAATTCAAGAATTACTAAACACTGAGGATTCGTCATCTCATGGGAGAAAAATTTTCGAAAAAATAAAAGAACTACTACGATTAGATGATGGAACTCATAGTAATATCATAGGAAAAATTTTATCTCTTGAAATGATGAACTACAAAATTCAAGAGCATTTCGAAAATATCGCAACACAAATATCTCTTTCATGATGAAGTATTGAAAACCTCGATGATAATATGCGAATTCGTTTTGCTCAAACTTCTATGCTTGCAAACAATATGTGAGAAGGGACACAACTGCTAGCAATAACAGAAAACTATATTCAAAGAATTATTACTACCCTTGATATCATATATCCTGGATACAGAAAAACGCAGTATCCTGAAGTAGATAAGTGATCATGATTTCTCGATCAAATAGAATATTGAAGAGGGCAATTTAGAAAAAATATAGTTATTTATCAACAAATGCTCTCAGAGTATCCTGAATACAAAGAAGTTATAGATATTAAAAAAATACTAGCCACACTCACTGAATTTCCAGAGAACTACAGTTCTCTTATCTTTGATTTTTTGAAAAGTGAACATACACGTTGATTTTTAAGTAGTAAAAATATAGATGACTCAATACTTCCAACTCTTTGAGAGTACCAATCTCAAGATAATACCTACTTCAAGACCCTGTTTCGATATGTAAATAATAAGTCAGATATTGAACAAAGAATAGAGCAACCAGAAATGACTGCAAATAATTTTGTAGCTCCTTGAATACTTATAATGCTCCTTCTTTGAAAAATAGCACAATTACCAATTTGAATTATTAAGAGAAAAGTTAAAAGAAGTATAAAATATAGTAAAAATAGAAAAAATAATATTCAAAAATGAATAGAATCTAGAAAAAGAAAAACACTTAAAAAAAACACAGTTTTAGCGGAAACTATCATGTGAGAAAATGTTGAAAAAATTTCTCTATGAGATATTGATGCTTATATGAAAACAGTACTTAATTATCAATGACTTGTACTAAGCAATGAGCATTGAACATGAATAGAAAATAACTATTTTGATTGAAACTATACTATCAAATGAAATAAATGAATTCAACATTTTAAAGCTTTCAAAAACAATGAAAATTTAGTACTTACTAATATTCTTGATAATTCTGAGTCAATAAACTATGCTGACGGTCAATATCATTTTTTTGATTCACTTACTCAGCTTGTTCGAGACGTCACTAATAAAACACTTTCTGAGACTATTATGTTAGAACAAAGGAGAGAAAAACAAGTAAGCGTAATTTGAAACAACATTGAAAATATGTATCAAGATATAGCAGCTGAATAA
- a CDS encoding rhomboid family intramembrane serine protease, which produces MIQQNKFTVSNVLIAVSILFTGMSLVLNIIPTLGLSNYYIDNGNYIFWFITLFTSQFLHGGWMHLLFNSVFIYYFGNIVEVILGRNKMILFFIFSAITTGIAVTFLSDGVTIGISGFAMALLSFYTLQLWSKNNPEYKGGITAMVLNIVIGFAPGISFVGHFFGIISGVLYWGILKFTKYGLR; this is translated from the coding sequence ATGATACAACAAAATAAATTTACAGTCTCAAATGTACTGATTGCTGTAAGTATACTGTTTACTTGAATGAGCTTAGTTTTAAATATAATTCCTACTCTCTGACTCAGTAACTATTACATCGACAATTGAAATTATATATTTTGGTTTATAACACTATTTACATCTCAGTTTCTTCATGGTTGATGGATGCATCTGTTATTTAATAGTGTTTTTATATATTATTTTGGAAATATAGTAGAAGTGATACTAGGCAGAAATAAGATGATCTTGTTCTTTATATTTTCTGCTATAACAACATGAATTGCAGTTACATTTCTGTCAGATTGAGTTACCATTTGAATCAGTTGATTTGCAATGGCACTACTAAGTTTTTATACACTTCAACTATGGAGTAAAAATAATCCTGAATACAAGTGATGAATTACTGCTATGGTACTTAATATTGTTATAGGATTTGCCCCTTGAATCAGTTTTGTTGGTCACTTTTTTTGAATCATTTCATGAGTTTTGTATTGGGGTATATTAAAATTTACTAAGTATTGACTAAGATAA
- the lgt gene encoding prolipoprotein diacylglyceryl transferase, with translation MKIFELDIFGFTLAPTYYGLMYIIGFLYGIWALKKTGRYTESQRESLFLYIFAGVLLGGRIGYILFYDLGKYISEPSNILRVWEGGMSFHGGFLGVVIALVVFAKLKNVNFWKLADDIALIIPVGLFFGRIGNYLNKELLGFPYTGPLAVQISSGSYFPSPLLEAFLEGLVIFVILKLVAQKIGFDGKLAALFLILYGTFRTIVELFFRVPDPQIGYYFGFLTQGSLLSIPMILVGIYLYFYLKTHDTTK, from the coding sequence ATGAAAATTTTTGAACTTGATATATTTGGGTTTACTCTTGCTCCTACATACTATGGTCTGATGTATATAATCTGATTTTTGTACTGAATATGGGCACTTAAAAAAACATGACGATATACTGAGTCACAACGTGAATCATTGTTTCTTTATATATTTGCTTGAGTGTTACTCTGAGGTAGAATTGGATATATTCTCTTCTACGATCTGTGAAAATACATAAGTGAACCAAGTAATATACTGAGAGTTTGGGAATGAGGAATGAGCTTTCACGGTTGATTCCTTTGAGTAGTAATTGCTCTCGTAGTCTTTGCAAAACTTAAAAACGTTAATTTTTGGAAATTAGCTGATGATATAGCACTGATTATACCTGTTTGACTTTTTTTTGGACGAATATGAAATTATCTCAACAAAGAGTTACTATGATTTCCCTATACAGGACCACTCGCTGTACAAATAAGTTCATGATCATATTTCCCTTCTCCTCTATTAGAAGCATTTTTAGAATGACTCGTAATTTTTGTAATTTTGAAACTTGTGGCTCAAAAAATCTGATTTGACGGCAAGCTAGCTGCACTATTTCTCATCTTGTATGGAACATTTAGAACTATAGTAGAACTTTTTTTCAGGGTACCTGATCCACAAATTTGATATTATTTTGGATTTCTAACTCAAGGAAGTCTGTTAAGTATCCCTATGATACTCGTGTGAATCTATCTATATTTTTATCTAAAAACTCATGATACAACAAAATAA